The following coding sequences lie in one Aspergillus luchuensis IFO 4308 DNA, chromosome 8, nearly complete sequence genomic window:
- a CDS encoding mRNA-binding protein NAB2 (COG:H;~EggNog:ENOG410QE5T;~InterPro:IPR040366;~PFAM:PF14608;~go_function: GO:0008143 - poly(A) binding [Evidence IEA];~go_process: GO:0043488 - regulation of mRNA stability [Evidence IEA];~go_process: GO:1900364 - negative regulation of mRNA polyadenylation [Evidence IEA]), whose amino-acid sequence MTTMVTAGTPLAEALGHVIPPKLVEMGWSSDGGDDSALTDYVILMLANGKTQEQIAGELSNDLLGGLGEGDTQALDFSRWLFEQVEILNQQINGGGAPAPNEASPAQAIPSFGDQESAPTQMSGFDGNAQDADMSMGDAAQGDSIPTGPKAMRNGRGGGRGRMLNQINRSMDRGDSALHRVRGQAGGGRVNSHGREHGKGRFNQNGGGRMPGGRQMGGMNMGNMMNMTQSDQMHLMSLLEEQARMMAQIMPGFVPPAINPAFQQNGSQNGRSLFDRVERQHGHRHRGQRHNNHHEQSGDVDMDTKPDQGGQEGGQDESNTNTVCRFNLRCTRKDCPFAHQSPAAPEGSPVDVSDICTYGAACKNRKCTGRHPSPAVKSAHQAEELCRFFPNCANPHCHFKHPSMPLCRNGADCSQEGCKFTHIQTPCKFTPCLNPSCPYKHAEGQKGAFSDKVWTPGSKEHVSERKFVAEEEGTEELIKPDTAGEGSQSQEIAT is encoded by the exons ATGACTACAATGGTCACCGCAGGAACCCCGCTCGCTGAGGCGCTGGGTCATGTCATTCCCCCGAAGCTGGTCGAGATGGGTTGGAGCTCCGACGGTGGCGACGACTCAGCCCTTACCGATTATGTGATCTTGATGCTGGCGAATGGCAAGACTCAGGAACAGATCGCCGGCGAACTCTCCAATGATCTTCTCGGCGGCCTCGGTGAAGGCGATACACAGGCTCTCGATTTTTCGAGATGGCTCTTCGAACAAGTCGAAATTCTCAACCAACAGATCAATGGCGGGGGTGCCCCGGCACCCAACGAGGCTTCACCTGCACAGGCGATTCCGTCATTTGGTGATCAAGAATCTGCTCCTACACAAATGTCCGGCTTTGATGGCAATGCGCAGGATGCCGATATGAGCATGGGCGATGCAGCCCAAGGCGACTCGAT ACCGACGGGACCGAAAGCCATGCGCaatggtcgtggtggtggacgtGGTAGAATGCTCAACCAGATAAATCGCTCGATGGACCGTGGGGACTCGGCTTTACATCGAGTCCGCGGTCAAGCTGGCGGTGGACGGGTCAACTCCCACGGCCGCGAGCACGGAAAGGGCCGTTTCAATCAGAATGGAGGCGGCAGAATGCCCGGTGGTCGTCAGATGGGTGGAATGAATATGGGCAACATGATGAACATGACGCAGTCCGATCAGATGCACCTCATGTCTCTGCTTGAGGAGCAAGCTCGTATGATGGCGCAGATTATGCCCGGTTTTGTTCCTCCGGCAATCAACCCGGCGTTCCAGCAAAATGGCTCCCAAAATGGCCGGTCTTTGTTCGATCGAGTCGAACGTCAGCATGGCCATCGGCACCGCGGTCAGCGCCATAACAACCATCACGAACAGTCGGGAGATGTTGACATGGATACGAAACCTGATCAGGGTGGACAGGAAGGGGGGCAGGATGAAAGCAATACCAACACTGTCTGTCGCTTCAACCTCCGGTGTACCAGGAAGGACTGCCCGTTTGCACACCAGTCACCCGCCGCCCCCGAAGGTTCTCCGGTCGACGTTTCGGATATCTGCACTTACGGGGCTGCTTGTAAGAACCGCAAGTGCACAGGCCGCCACCCTTCACCTGCCGTCAAGTCGGCGCATCAGGCGGAGGAGCTCTGCAGATTCTTCCCCAACTGCGCCAACCCTCATTGTCACTTCAAACATCCCAGCATGCCCCTTTGTCGGAATGGAGCCGACTGCTCTCAGGAAGGCTGCAAGTTTACTCACATCCAAACCCCATGCAAGTTCACACCTTGCCTTAATCCGAGCTGTCCTTACAAGCATGCCGAGGGCCAAAAGGGTGCCTTCTCCGACAAGGTGTGGACTCCGGGCTCGAAAGAGCATGTGAGCGAACGGAAATTTGttgcagaggaggagggtacAGAAGAATTGATTAAGCCTGACACGGCCGGGGAAGGTTCTCAGAGTCAGGAGATTGCGACTTAG
- the hem14 gene encoding oxygen-dependent protoporphyrinogen oxidase (BUSCO:EOG092621GY;~COG:H;~EggNog:ENOG410PH5T;~InterPro:IPR002937,IPR004572,IPR036188;~PFAM:PF01593,PF13450;~go_function: GO:0004729 - oxygen-dependent protoporphyrinogen oxidase activity [Evidence IEA];~go_function: GO:0016491 - oxidoreductase activity [Evidence IEA];~go_process: GO:0006779 - porphyrin-containing compound biosynthetic process [Evidence IEA];~go_process: GO:0055114 - oxidation-reduction process [Evidence IEA]), producing the protein MRLPCASSRAFRQVRAPLALLHRGQRHAVHTKQFDAAVIGGGITGLTAAYQLSRDPSCSKVTLYEKSSHLGGWLSSEQIPVRGGHVVFEYGPRTLRTSSPSCLPMMDLIMNLDLLDDVLICDKKSPAAQNRYIYYPDHLVRLPFPPTEGLLKTAWTLLMEPLFETFLYSAIFEKPKRAENAHILSRDESVADFVSRRFSPKMSENLASAVMAGIFAGDVNRLSAEMAIGYVRELEKRYGSIVDGMMTQRASGMRAMPMDELLALESVAVPSHSDDRYWKSLRAVVSDASVLTLKNGLGQLTDAMAAQLRSSSNVEVVTGTEVTSLSQNPKTRDLTIGFGTNESKTHNRVIATHAPSSLARQIENTKVGVVPSDTIRALGQNNYAVTVMVVNLYYEDPDLVPVEGFGYLLPSSVPFEQNPERALGVIFGSQSSEGQDTAPGTKLTVMMGGHLWDGWSESDYPDPDKAVEMAQALLHRHLGIKTAPSVARARLLRDAIPQYTVGHLSRMKELSHSVRSDFHKRLTLAGAWYGTVGIGVVDCIRQGYLASSYGVGSKKLGPGNSRRPWTKHDFHNWELEGGIATSPVRFDNVHVTERQHY; encoded by the exons ATGCGGTTACCATGTGCTTCAAGCCGTGCGTTCCGGCAAGTGCGAGCGCCATTGGCTCTGCTCCACAGGGGTCAGAGGCACGCCGTGCATACCAAACAGTTTGACGCTGCGGTCATAGGCGGTGGCATCACCGGCCTCACAGCGGCCTACCAACTATCGCGCGACCCGTCGTGCTCCAAAGTCACGCTTTATGAGAAGTCCTCCCATTTGGGAGGCTGGCTCTCGTCCGAGCAGATTCCTGTCCGTGGAGGACATGTCGTCTTCGAATATGGTCCGCGGACCTTGAGGACGAGTAGTCCCTCGTGCCTTCCCATGATGGATTTG ATAATGAACTTGGATTTATTGGATGATGTTCTGATCTGCGACAAGAAATCGCCCGCAGCTCAAAACCGTTACATCTACTACCCCGATCATCTCGTACGCCTGCCATTTCCGCCCACGGAGGGATTGCTTAAGACAGCCTGGACACTTTTGATGGAGCCGTTGTTCGAGACTTTTCTATATAGCGCTATCTTCGAGAAGCCAAAAAGGGCTGAAAATGCCCACATCCTCTCCCGTGACGAATCAGTCGCGGATTTTGTTTCGCGTCGGTTCTCCCCCAAAATGTCGGAGAATCTCGCTTCTGCGGTCATGGCTGGCATTTTCGCGGGAGACGTAAACCGTCTGAGTGCAGAAATGGCCATTGGCTATGTACGAGAACTCGAGAAGAGATATGGATCTATAGTGGATGGCATGATGACCCAGAGGGCGTCAGGAATGCGTGCTATGCCAATGGATGAGTTGTTGGCGTTGGAATCGGTGGCGGTCCCATCCCACAGTGATGATCGTTACTGGAAGAGTCTGCGTGCGGTGGTCTCAGATGCCAGCGTTCTTACGCTGAAGAACGGTTTGGGACAACTGACAGATGCTATGGCTGCCCAACTCAGGAGTTCCAGTAATGTGGAAGTTGTGACGGGGACTGAAGTAACCTCGCTTAGCCAGAATCCGAAAACTCGGGACTTGACC ATCGGGTTTGGTACGAACGAGTCAAAGACCCATAACCGTGTAATTGCCACCCACGCGCCCTCGAGTCTCGCTCGGCAGATAGAGAACACAAAGGTGGGTGTAGTACCTTCTGATACGATCCGCGCCCTAGGACAGAACAACTACGCAGTGACTGTCATGGTCGTCAATTTATATTACGAGGACCCAGACCTGGTTCCAGTTGAAGGGTTCGGATACCTGCTACCTAGCTCGGTTCCCTTTGAACAGAACCCCGAGCGGGCCTTGGGAGTTATCTTCGGGTCCCAGTCCAGCGAAGGACAGGACACTGCACCCGGCACAAAACTCACAGTGATGATGGGTGGTCATTTGTGGGACGGCTGGAGCGAGTCCGACTATCCTGATCCGGATAAAGCAGTTGAGATGGCCCAGGCATTGCTTCATAGGCACTTGGGAATTAAGACGGCTCCGTCTGTGGCACGCGCCCGGTTGCTCCGCGATGCTATACCCCAGTACACAGTTGGCCACCTGTCCCGCATGAAAGAGCTCTCGCATTCTGTTCGGAGTGACTTTCATAAGCGGCTCACCTTAGCTGGTGCATGGTATGGCACTGTGGGAATTGGCGTAGTGGACTGCATCAGACAAGGTTACCTAGCCTCGTCGTATGGTGTTGGCTCTAAGAAACTTGGCCCTGGAAATAGCCGTCGACCTTGGACCAAGCATGACTTCCATAACTGGGAGCTGGAAGGGGGCATAGCTACCTCCCCGGTTCGGTTCGATAATGTTCACGTTACGGAGCGTCAGCATTACTAG
- a CDS encoding putative RNA binding protein Pym (COG:A;~EggNog:ENOG410PNAY;~InterPro:IPR015362,IPR036348,IPR039333;~PFAM:PF09282;~go_process: GO:1903259 - exon-exon junction complex disassembly [Evidence IEA]) gives MASNKPGAVSSSGITTNESTGERYIPSSVRADGSKRREIRVRPGYRPPEDVELYKTRAAEAWKNRGKGGVPGADGLKDDEDTSANKAGGATNNKNAKRREARKKAKATQDGATNGKDVTRIENWRAAAPEEAKKQSNGAEKDAAQTEEAVDPEAEKEKKARNLKKKLRQARDLRDKKAQGEALLPEQLEKVIKIQELIRQLDSLGFDSNGDKKEATEVKE, from the coding sequence atggCCTCCAACAAGCCTGGTGCGGTCAGTTCCTCCGGGATCACAACGAATGAATCCACAGGGGAACGCTACATTCCTTCGTCTGTCCGTGCCGACGGTTCCAAGCGACGAGAGATCCGTGTCCGACCGGGATACCGCCCTCCTGAGGATGTGGAACTATACAAAACCCGTGCGGCAGAGGCCTGGAAGAATCGCGGAAAAGGCGGGGTTCCCGGTGCCGATGGATTgaaggacgacgaggacacCTCGGCCAACAAGGCAGGTGGtgcaaccaacaacaagaatGCGAAGCGTCGCGAAGCTagaaagaaggccaaggccacACAGGATGGTGCTACCAACGGCAAGGATGTGACTCGCATCGAGAACTGGCGTGCCGCTGCGCCCGAAGAGGCTAAGAAGCAATCGAACGGAGCCGAAAAGGACGCAGCGCAAACCGAAGAGGCAGTCGACCCTGAAgccgagaaggaaaagaaggcccgcaacttgaagaagaagctgaggCAGGCTCGCGACCTGCGCGACAAGAAAGCCCAGGGAGAGGCCCTTCTTCCCGAgcagttggagaaggtgatcAAGATTCAGGAGCTGATTCGCCAACTGGACTCCCTCGGGTTCGATTCGAACGGAgacaagaaggaggccaCCGAAGTGAAGGAGTAG
- a CDS encoding cytochrome b-c1 complex subunit 9 (COG:C;~EggNog:ENOG410PTB6;~InterPro:IPR008027,IPR036656;~PFAM:PF05365;~go_component: GO:0005743 - mitochondrial inner membrane [Evidence IEA];~go_component: GO:0005750 - mitochondrial respiratory chain complex III [Evidence IEA];~go_process: GO:0006122 - mitochondrial electron transport, ubiquinol to cytochrome c [Evidence IEA]) — protein MAGAFASAIYQGLIRRNAVYLTTIFASAFAFELTFDTASNKVWDSFNRGRQWKDIKHQYLNKADDEDDE, from the exons ATGGCCGGCGCT TTCGCTTCCGCTATCTACCA GGGCCTGATCCGCCGTAACGCGGTCTACCTGACCACTATCTTCGCCAGTGCCTTCGCCTTCGAGCT GACCTTCGATACTGCCTCCAACAAGGTCTGGGATTCTTTCAACCGCGGC CGCCAATGGAAGGACATTAAGCACCAGTACCTCAACAAggccgacgatgaggacgatgagtAA